In a single window of the Amycolatopsis sp. cg5 genome:
- a CDS encoding alpha/beta fold hydrolase, with protein sequence MPRIPIPRTRAGRWTSLALAVAVLAAAGLIWANSGPPPSKVVTTDAMIEVPAAPNSPDRISIDTTLYKPETTPAPAVLLAHGFGGDKNSVAADARELADRGFVVLTWSARGFGRSGGKITLNDPGYEVADASRLIDFLAKRPDVQNVNGDPKVAVTGASYGGALSLLLAGTDKRVDAIAPVITYNDLAQGLVPNAATTATAAGTPAAGAFAAGGVFKKTWAGIFFSAGSGAASSGNPGNDAPESGQRTMESGQAIGAAPPSAPQQGESRTRPAADPCGLFTSQVCQAYTELATTGKASQQTLDLLRRVSPASVTDKITVPTLLVQGESDTLFGLDQSDATARQITAAGGKVKTIWYTGGHDGGKPGPQLRGKIADFLKFHLTGEGADPGTNFSYDVQGTLRANGTPSVRTVVAPEYPATAERRQIALTGPEQPIVHPAGGNPASVSGLPGLNALSSSSSRVAGMFGIDPPGQAAQFTSAPIESQLLITGGSTVKLRVNGPPGEAVLFAKLYDVTADGQRTLPANAISAFRVPSLPGEVTVTLPGIVRPIEPGHTLRLVVSTTDQAYLSPDAPSVYQVSLAPGSTLGVPVVPGTQLGTGWPTGQLIGIGSTVLAAIVIAVIAAIRRKRSHDIDPDLATTPLVIEGLTKSYPGGLTAVKDLSFRVEPGMVLGLLGPNGAGKTTTLRMLMGLITPTKGSIRVFGHKIAPGAPVLSRIGSFVEGSGFLPHLSGHSNLELYWAATGRPAEKAHFTEALEIAGLGSAVHRKVRTYSQGMRQRLAIAQAMLGLPELMVLDEPTNGLDPPQIHQMREVLQRYAATGRTVVVSSHLLAEVEQTCSHVVVMHRGQLVASGEVGDITAAGGEASFRVDKPETAMEVLRATDGVTDVDSEGQIVHANLDGMPRADAVAALVLAGVAVEQAGPRRRLEDAFLQLVGDSQ encoded by the coding sequence GTGCCCCGCATCCCGATCCCACGCACGCGAGCAGGCCGCTGGACCTCGCTCGCGCTGGCCGTCGCCGTGCTCGCCGCGGCCGGTCTGATCTGGGCCAACAGTGGCCCGCCGCCGTCCAAGGTCGTCACGACCGACGCCATGATCGAAGTACCGGCCGCCCCGAACTCCCCCGACCGGATTTCGATCGACACCACGCTCTACAAGCCGGAGACCACGCCGGCGCCCGCTGTTCTCCTCGCGCACGGCTTCGGCGGTGACAAGAACAGCGTCGCGGCCGACGCGCGCGAGCTGGCCGACCGCGGCTTCGTCGTGCTGACCTGGTCGGCGCGCGGTTTCGGCCGCTCCGGCGGCAAGATCACCCTGAACGATCCCGGCTACGAGGTCGCTGACGCGAGCAGGCTGATCGACTTCCTCGCGAAGCGCCCCGACGTCCAGAACGTCAACGGTGACCCGAAGGTCGCCGTGACCGGCGCCTCGTACGGCGGCGCGCTGTCGTTGCTGCTCGCGGGCACGGACAAGCGCGTCGACGCGATCGCACCGGTGATCACCTACAACGACCTCGCGCAGGGCCTCGTGCCGAACGCGGCGACCACCGCGACGGCCGCAGGCACCCCGGCGGCGGGCGCGTTCGCCGCGGGCGGCGTCTTCAAGAAGACCTGGGCAGGCATCTTCTTCTCGGCCGGTTCGGGCGCCGCGTCGTCGGGCAACCCCGGCAACGACGCGCCGGAATCCGGTCAGCGGACCATGGAGTCCGGCCAGGCCATCGGCGCCGCTCCCCCGTCGGCGCCGCAGCAGGGCGAAAGCCGCACCCGCCCGGCCGCCGACCCTTGTGGACTGTTCACCTCGCAGGTCTGCCAGGCCTACACCGAGCTCGCGACCACCGGCAAGGCCAGTCAGCAGACGCTCGATCTGCTGCGCCGCGTCTCGCCCGCCTCGGTGACGGACAAGATCACCGTGCCGACGCTGCTCGTCCAGGGCGAGAGCGACACGCTGTTCGGGCTCGACCAGTCCGACGCCACCGCGCGGCAGATCACCGCGGCGGGCGGCAAGGTCAAGACGATCTGGTACACCGGCGGGCACGACGGCGGCAAGCCGGGCCCGCAGCTGCGCGGCAAGATCGCCGATTTCCTCAAGTTCCACCTGACCGGCGAGGGCGCCGACCCCGGCACGAACTTCAGCTACGACGTGCAGGGCACGTTGCGCGCCAACGGAACCCCGTCGGTTCGCACCGTGGTCGCGCCCGAGTATCCGGCGACGGCCGAGCGCAGGCAGATCGCGCTCACCGGCCCGGAGCAGCCGATCGTGCACCCGGCGGGCGGCAACCCCGCGTCCGTCAGCGGGCTGCCGGGCTTGAACGCCCTGTCGAGCAGTTCTTCGCGAGTGGCCGGGATGTTCGGCATCGACCCGCCGGGGCAGGCGGCGCAGTTCACCTCCGCGCCGATCGAGTCCCAGCTGCTCATCACGGGCGGCTCGACCGTCAAGCTGCGCGTCAACGGCCCGCCCGGCGAGGCCGTGCTGTTCGCCAAGCTTTACGACGTCACTGCGGACGGCCAGCGAACCTTGCCCGCCAACGCGATTTCCGCGTTCCGCGTGCCGTCGCTGCCCGGCGAGGTGACCGTGACGCTGCCCGGCATCGTCCGGCCGATCGAGCCAGGCCACACACTGCGGCTGGTCGTCAGCACCACCGACCAGGCGTACCTGTCCCCCGACGCGCCGTCGGTGTACCAGGTTTCGCTGGCACCCGGCTCGACGCTGGGCGTGCCGGTCGTGCCGGGCACGCAGCTCGGCACCGGCTGGCCGACCGGGCAGCTGATCGGCATCGGCTCGACCGTGCTCGCGGCCATCGTGATCGCGGTCATCGCGGCGATCCGGCGCAAGCGGTCGCACGACATCGACCCGGATCTGGCGACGACGCCGCTGGTGATCGAGGGGCTGACGAAGTCCTACCCCGGCGGGCTGACCGCGGTGAAGGACCTCTCGTTCCGCGTCGAACCGGGCATGGTGCTCGGCCTGCTCGGGCCGAACGGCGCCGGCAAGACCACCACGCTGCGGATGCTGATGGGCCTGATCACCCCGACCAAGGGCTCGATCAGGGTCTTCGGCCACAAGATCGCGCCCGGCGCGCCGGTGCTGTCCCGCATCGGGTCCTTTGTGGAGGGTTCGGGCTTCCTGCCGCACCTGTCCGGGCACTCGAACCTCGAGCTGTACTGGGCGGCGACCGGGCGTCCCGCCGAGAAGGCGCACTTCACGGAGGCGCTGGAGATTGCCGGGCTGGGCAGCGCCGTGCACCGCAAGGTCCGCACGTACAGCCAGGGCATGCGGCAGCGGCTCGCGATCGCGCAGGCGATGCTCGGCCTGCCGGAGCTCATGGTGCTCGACGAGCCGACCAACGGGCTCGACCCGCCACAGATCCACCAGATGCGCGAGGTGCTGCAGCGCTACGCCGCGACCGGGCGCACCGTGGTGGTGTCGAGCCACCTGCTGGCTGAGGTCGAGCAGACCTGTTCGCACGTGGTCGTCATGCACAGAGGGCAGTTGGTCGCCTCCGGCGAGGTCGGTGACATCACCGCAGCGGGCGGCGAGGCCAGTTTCCGCGTCGACAAGCCGGAAACCGCGATGGAGGTGCTGCGCGCCACCGACGGGGTCACCGACGTCGACTCGGAAGGTCAGATCGTGCACGCCAACCTCGACGGCATGCCGCGCGCCGACGCGGTCGCCGCGCTGGTGCTTGCCGGGGTCGCGGTCGAGCAGGCCGGGCCGCGGCGCCGTCTCGAAGACGCGTTCCTTCAGCTGGTGGGAGACAGCCAGTGA
- a CDS encoding TerC family protein has protein sequence MFVPLWLWIVTVVGLLALIAVDLVIVDRKPHEVTTKEAAKWVVFYISCALLFFAGLWFFAGHQPAIEFITGYITEYSLSVDNLFIFMIIMASFKVPAIHQHRVLLIGILLALIMRSAFIAIGAALIAQFVWVFFLFGAVLVWTAVSMVRSKDDEEEYHENALTRWVRKLFPVTDDYHGHKSFVKKDGKRYITPMFVVIVAIGSADLLFAVDSIPAIFGITQEAFLVFTANAFALMGLRQLYFLLGGLVTKLVYLSYGLAIILGFIGAKLFLHALHEYHVVPDWLDINNWVSLGVIVVVLTVTTVASLAKAKRDEQAEENGVSVR, from the coding sequence ATGTTCGTTCCCCTGTGGCTATGGATCGTCACCGTCGTCGGCCTGCTGGCTCTCATCGCGGTCGACCTGGTGATCGTCGACCGCAAGCCGCACGAGGTGACCACCAAGGAAGCGGCCAAGTGGGTCGTCTTCTATATCTCCTGCGCGCTGCTGTTCTTCGCCGGACTCTGGTTCTTCGCCGGGCACCAGCCCGCGATCGAGTTCATCACCGGGTACATCACGGAATACTCGCTGAGCGTCGACAACCTGTTCATCTTCATGATCATCATGGCGTCGTTCAAGGTGCCCGCCATCCACCAGCACCGGGTGCTGCTGATCGGGATACTGCTCGCGCTGATCATGCGCAGCGCGTTCATCGCCATCGGCGCCGCGCTGATAGCGCAGTTCGTCTGGGTGTTCTTCCTCTTCGGCGCCGTGCTCGTGTGGACGGCCGTCAGCATGGTCCGCAGCAAGGACGACGAAGAGGAGTACCACGAGAACGCGCTCACCCGCTGGGTGCGCAAGCTCTTCCCGGTGACCGACGACTACCACGGCCACAAGTCCTTCGTGAAGAAGGACGGCAAGCGCTACATCACCCCGATGTTCGTGGTCATCGTCGCCATCGGCAGCGCGGACCTGCTCTTCGCGGTCGACTCGATCCCGGCGATCTTCGGCATCACCCAAGAGGCCTTCCTGGTGTTCACCGCCAACGCGTTCGCGCTGATGGGCCTGCGCCAGCTGTACTTCCTGCTCGGCGGCCTGGTCACCAAGCTGGTCTACCTGTCCTACGGGCTGGCGATCATCCTCGGTTTCATCGGCGCGAAGCTGTTCCTGCACGCGCTGCACGAGTACCACGTGGTGCCGGACTGGCTGGACATCAACAACTGGGTCTCCCTCGGCGTGATCGTCGTGGTGTTGACCGTGACCACGGTGGCCAGCTTGGCCAAGGCCAAGCGCGACGAGCAGGCTGAAGAGAACGGCGTCAGCGTTCGGTAG
- a CDS encoding DNA-binding protein: MSVALENVLAKAGLKVDATEFLTLVEDAARKLSPPNPDPSRYFSADQRASLTDVGLDLSPAGENEPDARAKTVAAHAVLAESALTVLEAARALGVDDSRIRHRLKEGRLTGWKDQGWRLPSWQFTGSGVLPGLEVVLAALPEDQPALVVAAFMSTPQSDLVINSQPATPRQWLLSGGDPEAVARLIATLGTPF; encoded by the coding sequence ATGTCAGTCGCGCTCGAGAACGTACTCGCCAAGGCCGGGCTCAAAGTGGACGCAACCGAGTTCCTCACGCTCGTCGAGGACGCCGCTCGGAAACTGTCCCCGCCGAATCCCGACCCCTCGCGCTACTTCTCGGCCGACCAGCGCGCCTCACTGACCGACGTCGGCCTCGACCTCTCCCCCGCCGGCGAGAACGAGCCGGACGCCCGCGCCAAGACCGTCGCCGCGCACGCCGTGCTCGCCGAATCAGCGCTCACCGTCCTCGAAGCCGCCCGCGCGCTGGGCGTCGACGACAGCCGCATCCGCCACCGCCTCAAGGAAGGCAGGCTCACCGGCTGGAAGGACCAGGGCTGGCGCCTGCCGTCATGGCAGTTCACCGGTTCCGGCGTGCTGCCGGGCCTCGAAGTCGTGCTCGCGGCGTTGCCGGAAGACCAGCCCGCCCTGGTCGTGGCCGCTTTCATGAGCACGCCCCAGTCCGACCTGGTGATCAACTCCCAGCCGGCTACTCCGCGTCAATGGCTCCTTTCCGGTGGTGACCCTGAAGCGGTCGCGCGCCTGATCGCTACGCTCGGCACGCCCTTCTAG
- a CDS encoding alpha/beta fold hydrolase — translation MRPEDIQYLTVPGTPALHGDLLLAAVSRPDLKSDGYRGGIRRIGLDGSESAWTHGERDSAPAISPDGRWVAFLRTESGSDARPQLHVMPSAGGEARRLTSLALGAGAPVWAPDSRRIAFTARVAELGRYGVPRADGEKAEGESPRRITTLYYRVDDVGFLRDRPQRLFVVDTESGELSTLTDAAVDVDDPAWTPDGALLIVSAPRDWAVDTARLDLYAIPAAGGEPRLVTRSSGTAMKPTVAPDGSIWFYGSEFPGNLDVARNNALWVQPSSGGGPRLVTEIETVDGDVAAGPPVIVGDEVYFVVRTRGESQLVAVSRDAAEVPLDKLRVIAGERAAVRAFAVHGSTVAAVISTPSTYGEVVLLDGAAPRVLTDYAKPLRDKGIRPLEELTGVAPDGYPVHGWVVKPEGEGPHPVILMVHGGPFAPYEWSLFDEAQVCAAAGYAVLLANPRGSSSYGQSHGQSIVNAMGTVDADDLIAFLDAALESPDLDAARVGVMGGSYGGYMTGWLAAHHGSRFRAAWSERAVNAWDSFVGSSDIGWFFAEAYVGPDPEVQRARSPLTYADRIDIPFCVVHSEHDWRCPLEQAQRMYVALKSRGAETEMLLFPGEGHELTRSGNPRHRVERFHAVLDWWNKHLA, via the coding sequence GTGCGTCCTGAAGACATCCAATACCTGACGGTCCCCGGTACCCCCGCACTGCACGGTGACCTGCTGCTGGCCGCGGTTTCCCGGCCGGATCTCAAGAGCGACGGTTATCGTGGGGGTATCCGCCGGATCGGTCTCGACGGCTCGGAAAGCGCGTGGACACACGGCGAACGCGACTCCGCACCGGCCATCTCACCCGATGGCCGGTGGGTCGCGTTCCTGCGCACCGAGTCCGGATCGGACGCGAGGCCCCAGCTCCACGTCATGCCTTCGGCCGGCGGCGAAGCCCGGCGCCTCACCTCGCTCGCGCTCGGCGCCGGCGCACCCGTGTGGGCGCCGGATTCGCGGCGGATCGCCTTCACCGCAAGGGTCGCCGAGCTCGGCCGGTACGGCGTTCCCCGCGCCGACGGTGAAAAGGCCGAGGGCGAGTCGCCCCGCCGGATCACCACGCTGTACTACCGGGTCGACGACGTCGGCTTCCTGCGCGACCGTCCACAAAGACTGTTCGTTGTGGACACCGAGTCCGGCGAGCTGTCGACACTGACCGACGCGGCCGTCGACGTCGACGACCCGGCATGGACCCCCGACGGCGCCTTGCTGATCGTGTCCGCGCCTCGCGATTGGGCGGTCGACACCGCACGCCTCGACCTCTACGCCATCCCGGCTGCGGGCGGCGAACCGCGGTTGGTGACCCGCAGCTCCGGAACGGCGATGAAGCCCACCGTCGCCCCGGACGGCTCGATCTGGTTCTACGGCTCGGAATTCCCCGGCAACCTCGACGTAGCCCGCAACAACGCACTCTGGGTGCAGCCCTCGTCGGGCGGCGGACCCCGCTTGGTGACCGAGATCGAGACGGTCGACGGCGACGTGGCGGCGGGCCCGCCCGTCATCGTCGGCGACGAGGTCTACTTCGTCGTCCGCACCAGGGGCGAGTCCCAGCTCGTCGCGGTCTCCCGCGACGCGGCCGAGGTCCCGCTCGACAAGCTCCGGGTGATCGCGGGCGAGCGCGCCGCGGTCCGCGCCTTCGCCGTCCACGGGTCCACCGTGGCCGCCGTGATCTCCACCCCCTCCACCTACGGCGAGGTCGTGCTGCTCGACGGCGCCGCGCCCCGCGTACTGACCGACTACGCGAAGCCGTTGCGCGACAAGGGAATTCGCCCGCTGGAGGAGCTGACCGGGGTCGCCCCGGACGGTTACCCCGTCCACGGCTGGGTCGTCAAACCCGAAGGCGAAGGCCCGCACCCGGTCATCCTGATGGTCCACGGTGGACCGTTCGCCCCGTACGAATGGTCCCTGTTCGACGAAGCCCAGGTCTGCGCCGCCGCCGGCTACGCGGTCCTGCTCGCGAACCCCCGCGGCTCGTCCAGCTACGGCCAAAGCCACGGCCAGTCCATCGTCAACGCCATGGGCACGGTCGACGCCGACGACCTCATCGCCTTCCTCGACGCCGCGTTGGAGTCACCGGACCTCGACGCCGCGCGCGTCGGCGTGATGGGCGGCTCGTACGGCGGCTACATGACCGGCTGGCTCGCGGCCCACCACGGCTCGCGTTTCCGCGCCGCCTGGAGCGAGCGCGCCGTCAACGCCTGGGACTCCTTCGTCGGCAGCTCGGACATCGGCTGGTTCTTCGCCGAGGCCTACGTCGGCCCTGACCCCGAAGTCCAGCGAGCCAGGAGCCCGCTGACCTACGCCGACCGGATCGACATCCCGTTCTGCGTGGTGCACTCGGAGCACGACTGGCGCTGCCCGCTGGAGCAGGCGCAACGCATGTACGTCGCGCTGAAGTCGCGCGGCGCGGAGACGGAGATGCTGCTGTTCCCCGGCGAGGGGCATGAGCTGACGCGCTCGGGGAACCCCCGGCACCGGGTGGAGCGGTTCCACGCCGTGCTCGACTGGTGGAACAAGCACCTGGCCTAG
- a CDS encoding ABC transporter permease gives MSNNNGVHTDPAALAELSDVASHEHAEVGPDGAVAGYRADRTLRLGVELKRQLKRRRTQLLLGFVALLPFILVIAFEIGSANPNRRSGGFVDLATASAPNFVVLALFVAGGFLLPMIVALFFGDTIASESSWSSLKYLLAMPVPRHRLLRQKAIVSGLLSIAALVLLPLVSLAVGVIWYGAGDAISPTGDSVTFSQSLVAMVFATLYIIIQLAWVAGLALFLSVSTDAPLGAVGGAVIVAIVSQILDQITALEGLRDYLPTHFGYAWIDLISTDIDWTQMVNGILSAVIYGTVFFLLAARRFATKDVTS, from the coding sequence GTGAGCAACAACAATGGTGTCCACACCGACCCGGCCGCGCTGGCCGAGCTGAGCGACGTCGCTTCGCACGAGCACGCGGAGGTCGGCCCGGACGGCGCCGTCGCGGGTTACCGCGCGGACCGGACGCTTCGGCTGGGCGTCGAGCTCAAGCGGCAGCTGAAACGGCGGCGCACCCAGCTGCTGCTGGGTTTCGTCGCGCTGCTGCCGTTCATTCTGGTGATCGCGTTCGAGATCGGTTCGGCCAACCCGAACCGGCGCAGCGGCGGGTTCGTCGACCTGGCCACGGCCAGTGCGCCGAACTTCGTGGTGCTCGCGTTGTTCGTGGCGGGCGGGTTCCTGCTGCCGATGATCGTGGCGTTGTTCTTCGGCGACACGATCGCGTCGGAGTCCTCGTGGTCGTCGCTGAAGTACCTGCTGGCGATGCCGGTGCCCCGGCATCGGCTGCTGCGGCAGAAGGCGATCGTCTCCGGGTTGCTGTCGATCGCGGCGCTGGTGCTGCTGCCGCTGGTTTCGCTGGCGGTCGGCGTGATCTGGTACGGCGCGGGCGACGCGATCAGCCCGACCGGTGACTCGGTGACGTTCTCGCAGAGCCTGGTGGCGATGGTGTTCGCGACGCTGTACATCATCATCCAGCTGGCCTGGGTGGCCGGGCTCGCGTTGTTCCTGAGCGTTTCCACCGACGCGCCGCTCGGCGCGGTCGGTGGCGCGGTGATCGTCGCGATCGTTTCGCAGATTCTCGACCAGATCACCGCGCTGGAAGGGCTGCGCGATTATCTGCCGACGCATTTCGGGTACGCGTGGATCGATTTGATCTCGACGGATATCGACTGGACGCAAATGGTCAACGGGATATTGTCCGCGGTCATCTACGGAACCGTGTTCTTCCTGCTGGCCGCGCGCCGGTTCGCCACCAAGGACGTGACGAGCTGA
- a CDS encoding RES family NAD+ phosphorylase: MARLPLPPARAVLVNELHRTQDVVQVHPQTRMVRIFTANGRHPQQWNTFRYTGPLPHGRFDQQRPGRDGGPVTDPGNGVLYFGLSVRTAIAEVFQTTSTVDRKSRGPRLVIVRPTRTLNLLDLSGLWPTRVGASQEISSGPKKITQAWARAIRTAFGDLDGLWYRSSMDSGDPAMCLWDPPGGAALPVAPDILLPLDHPGLDVPLGRVCQELNYTLLN; encoded by the coding sequence ATGGCCCGGCTTCCCCTGCCGCCTGCGCGCGCTGTCCTGGTCAACGAGCTGCATCGCACCCAGGACGTGGTGCAGGTGCACCCGCAGACCAGGATGGTCAGGATCTTCACCGCGAACGGCCGCCACCCCCAGCAGTGGAACACGTTCCGCTACACCGGCCCGCTCCCGCACGGCCGGTTCGACCAGCAGCGCCCCGGCCGCGACGGCGGTCCCGTCACCGACCCCGGCAACGGCGTGCTGTACTTCGGCCTGTCCGTGCGCACCGCGATCGCCGAGGTCTTCCAGACCACGTCGACGGTCGACCGCAAGAGCCGAGGCCCCCGCCTGGTCATCGTCCGCCCGACGCGCACCCTGAACCTGCTCGACCTGTCCGGCCTCTGGCCCACCCGCGTCGGCGCCTCCCAGGAGATCTCCAGCGGCCCGAAGAAGATCACCCAGGCCTGGGCCCGCGCGATCCGCACGGCCTTCGGCGACCTCGACGGCCTGTGGTACCGCTCGTCCATGGACTCCGGCGACCCGGCCATGTGCCTGTGGGACCCGCCGGGCGGCGCGGCACTGCCGGTCGCTCCGGACATCCTGCTCCCGCTGGACCACCCCGGCCTGGACGTACCACTGGGCCGCGTCTGCCAAGAGCTGAACTACACCCTGCTGAACTGA
- a CDS encoding DUF6355 family natural product biosynthesis protein, which translates to MKLFRGLMVGAIAATAMVGAGSAASATTNQLICGFHMESDGPWYGHCDAPPRTDVVIFVDQYLAADYKMCVRPGDHKLKPLAVNAWYIGQLCDAG; encoded by the coding sequence ATGAAATTGTTCCGTGGATTGATGGTGGGCGCGATCGCGGCCACCGCGATGGTCGGCGCCGGTTCGGCCGCTTCGGCGACCACGAACCAGCTCATTTGCGGTTTCCACATGGAATCCGACGGCCCGTGGTACGGCCACTGCGACGCGCCACCGCGTACCGATGTGGTCATTTTCGTCGACCAGTATCTCGCCGCCGATTACAAGATGTGCGTCCGGCCGGGTGACCACAAGCTCAAGCCGCTCGCCGTGAACGCCTGGTACATCGGGCAGCTCTGCGACGCGGGATAA
- a CDS encoding FGGY-family carbohydrate kinase, whose amino-acid sequence MAEAGLVLGIDIGTSSSKGVLADASGKILARASVPHETSSPRPGHFEHDAEQVWWADFLALSRELVPAAEDRPLAGVAVSGIGPVLLAADASGKPLRPAILYGVDTRAGVEIAELTAELGAESIVDRAGTALSSQAVGPKWRWLARHEPDVFGRASLFLMASSYLVHRLTGEYVLDHHSASQCDPMYDLRAGDWAHDWAARVAPGIELPRLAWPTEVVGTVSAAAASETGLPQGLPVTAGTVDAWAEAASVGVRDPGDTMVMYGTTMFLIQVLADPRPHTGLWTTQGAFPGTYSLAAGMATSGSITDWLRKLVGSDYAALVGEAAGVPAGSRGLLMLPYFAGERTPLFDPDARGVIAGLTLGHGRAELYRAALEGIAYGVRHNLEAMSASGGQAGRLVAVGGGTQGGLWTQIVSDVTGMEQQVPVETIGAALGDALLAAVAVGLEPDIAAWNPVRSMVEPDPRRRAAYDEFYPHYRALYSSTVEVAHFLAERQNSTG is encoded by the coding sequence GTGGCTGAAGCGGGCCTGGTGCTGGGCATCGACATCGGGACTTCCAGCTCCAAGGGCGTTCTTGCCGACGCGAGCGGCAAAATCCTGGCGCGGGCGAGCGTGCCGCATGAGACTTCCTCACCGCGGCCGGGGCACTTCGAGCACGACGCGGAACAGGTGTGGTGGGCGGATTTCCTGGCGCTGAGCAGGGAACTCGTCCCCGCGGCCGAGGACAGGCCGCTCGCCGGTGTCGCGGTGAGCGGGATCGGACCGGTGCTGCTGGCAGCCGACGCGTCGGGAAAGCCGCTGCGCCCCGCGATCCTTTACGGCGTCGACACCAGGGCCGGCGTGGAAATCGCCGAGCTCACCGCGGAACTCGGCGCAGAGTCCATTGTGGACCGCGCGGGCACCGCGCTGTCCTCGCAGGCGGTCGGGCCGAAGTGGCGGTGGCTCGCGCGCCACGAACCCGACGTTTTCGGTCGCGCATCGCTGTTTCTGATGGCAAGTTCGTATCTGGTGCACCGGCTCACCGGGGAATACGTGCTCGATCATCACTCCGCCAGCCAATGCGATCCGATGTACGACCTGCGTGCCGGTGACTGGGCCCACGACTGGGCGGCACGCGTCGCGCCCGGCATCGAACTGCCCAGGCTCGCCTGGCCGACCGAGGTCGTCGGCACGGTCAGCGCGGCCGCCGCTTCGGAAACCGGTTTGCCCCAGGGGCTTCCGGTCACCGCAGGCACCGTCGACGCCTGGGCCGAGGCGGCTTCGGTCGGCGTGCGCGACCCCGGCGACACGATGGTCATGTACGGCACCACGATGTTCCTGATCCAGGTGCTGGCCGACCCGCGGCCGCACACCGGGCTCTGGACCACGCAGGGCGCGTTCCCCGGCACGTACTCGCTGGCAGCGGGAATGGCGACGTCGGGTTCGATCACCGACTGGCTGCGCAAACTCGTCGGCTCCGACTACGCCGCGCTCGTCGGCGAGGCGGCCGGTGTGCCCGCCGGCAGCCGTGGATTGCTGATGCTGCCTTACTTCGCGGGCGAGCGGACACCCTTGTTCGATCCAGACGCGCGCGGCGTCATCGCCGGGCTGACGCTCGGGCACGGGCGTGCGGAGCTGTATCGCGCGGCGCTGGAAGGAATCGCGTACGGCGTGCGGCACAACCTCGAGGCCATGAGTGCTTCCGGTGGCCAGGCCGGGCGGCTGGTCGCGGTCGGCGGCGGCACCCAGGGCGGGCTGTGGACGCAGATCGTCAGCGACGTGACGGGCATGGAGCAGCAGGTGCCGGTCGAGACGATCGGCGCCGCGCTCGGCGACGCGCTGCTCGCGGCGGTCGCGGTCGGGCTGGAGCCGGACATCGCCGCGTGGAACCCCGTGCGGTCCATGGTCGAGCCGGACCCGCGGCGCCGCGCGGCGTACGACGAGTTCTATCCGCACTACCGCGCGCTGTACTCGTCCACTGTGGAAGTGGCGCATTTTCTCGCTGAGCGGCAAAACTCGACAGGGTGA
- a CDS encoding LacI family DNA-binding transcriptional regulator, with protein sequence MATISDVAARAGVSTATVSRALNGKSTVDPELAARVQAAATELGYHPNSLARNLRRQETAVLALIIADVENPFFTAIARGFEDIAQTAGYSVVLCNTDENEEKERRYINVALQERVAGVVLSPSSASTDVKSLRDRGTPIVAVDRPLPGGIGDQVLVDSRRAAHTAAKHLLDNGYRRIACVTGPSGIRTADERLAGYQDALREAGLSNDLFRHAEYRAGGARLPALELLDSPQPPDALIAANSMIALDVLQALAERKLRPGRDIGVVTFDDPTWAKLIDPPLTVMAQPAYDIGAIAARMLLDRIADNSLAPASRMLEASLVQRASSRRT encoded by the coding sequence GTGGCGACCATCAGTGACGTGGCGGCGAGGGCGGGTGTGTCCACGGCCACCGTGTCCAGAGCGCTGAACGGGAAGTCCACTGTGGATCCCGAGCTCGCGGCCAGGGTCCAGGCCGCCGCGACGGAACTCGGCTATCACCCGAACAGCCTGGCCCGTAACCTGCGCCGCCAGGAGACGGCGGTGCTCGCGCTGATCATCGCGGACGTCGAAAACCCGTTCTTCACCGCGATCGCGCGTGGCTTCGAGGACATCGCGCAGACGGCGGGCTACTCGGTGGTGCTGTGCAACACCGACGAGAACGAAGAGAAGGAACGCCGCTACATCAACGTCGCGTTGCAGGAACGCGTCGCCGGTGTGGTGCTTTCGCCGAGCAGCGCGTCGACCGACGTCAAGTCACTGCGCGACCGCGGCACCCCGATCGTCGCGGTGGACCGCCCGCTGCCCGGCGGCATCGGCGACCAGGTGCTCGTCGACAGCCGTCGCGCCGCGCACACCGCGGCCAAGCACCTGCTGGACAACGGTTACCGCCGCATCGCCTGCGTGACCGGCCCGTCCGGGATCCGGACGGCCGACGAGCGGCTCGCGGGCTACCAGGACGCGTTGCGCGAAGCGGGCCTGAGCAACGACTTGTTCCGCCACGCGGAATACCGGGCGGGCGGCGCACGCCTGCCCGCGCTCGAACTGCTCGACAGCCCGCAGCCGCCGGACGCGCTCATCGCGGCCAACAGCATGATCGCGCTCGACGTGCTGCAGGCGCTCGCCGAGCGGAAGCTGCGGCCAGGCCGCGACATCGGCGTCGTGACGTTCGATGATCCGACGTGGGCCAAGCTCATCGACCCGCCGCTGACCGTGATGGCCCAGCCCGCCTACGACATCGGCGCGATCGCCGCGCGGATGCTGCTGGACCGCATCGCCGACAACAGCCTGGCGCCCGCGTCGAGGATGCTGGAGGCCTCACTGGTGCAGCGCGCGAGCTCCCGCCGGACCTGA